One part of the [Synechococcus] sp. NIES-970 genome encodes these proteins:
- a CDS encoding N2,N2-dimethylguanosine tRNA methyltransferase, protein MTQLVQERSVQFQVGTGFYRPKSRLVRDLGVLAAAVYQREQGRLQVLDGMSATGVRSLRYFQEAKADWVWANEGNPELLETLTTNLRCIPPDQQFVSALSLRRLCLERQLMGDRYDLVDIDGFGSGAAFVQEALGITTLGGLIYLTSTDGRTYSGREPQRALRKYGAYGRSHPSVQEQGLRLLLGSLAQQAAQRDLGIEPIFSLFWGDTCRVMVRLQPKPNLTAENYGFLGYCHHCGNYGLPSWRKLSQAACDYDQFPLTLSGPMWLGALHNGDYLEEMATIAQRWDWQDVFKILETMQAENELPPYFFPLKEIGARAKIDLPKLDWFLEMLRQQGFSSSRTHINPQAIKTTATMADIQAIAKANPRNENNH, encoded by the coding sequence GTGACCCAACTGGTACAAGAGCGGTCGGTACAGTTTCAGGTCGGCACAGGTTTCTATCGACCCAAAAGCCGGCTGGTGCGTGATCTCGGTGTCCTCGCGGCCGCTGTTTATCAACGGGAACAGGGCCGTTTACAGGTACTTGATGGGATGTCGGCAACGGGGGTGCGCTCACTTCGGTATTTCCAAGAGGCAAAGGCGGATTGGGTCTGGGCTAATGAGGGAAATCCGGAGCTCCTGGAAACCCTGACGACAAATTTACGTTGTATTCCCCCAGACCAGCAGTTTGTTAGTGCCCTCTCTCTCCGGCGCCTCTGTCTGGAGCGGCAACTAATGGGCGATCGCTATGACCTGGTGGATATCGATGGCTTTGGCTCAGGGGCAGCGTTTGTGCAGGAGGCTCTGGGCATTACCACCCTGGGAGGTTTGATCTATCTCACGAGTACCGATGGCCGCACCTACAGCGGCCGGGAACCCCAACGGGCGCTGCGAAAATATGGTGCCTACGGGCGATCGCATCCCTCTGTGCAGGAGCAGGGTCTACGGCTGTTGTTGGGGAGTTTGGCGCAACAGGCAGCCCAGCGAGATTTGGGCATTGAGCCCATTTTTTCGCTCTTTTGGGGAGACACTTGCCGGGTGATGGTGCGTTTACAACCGAAGCCAAATCTCACGGCAGAAAACTATGGGTTCCTTGGCTATTGTCACCATTGTGGAAACTACGGCCTCCCTTCTTGGCGCAAGTTATCCCAGGCCGCCTGTGACTATGACCAGTTCCCTTTGACCCTCAGCGGTCCGATGTGGCTTGGGGCGTTGCACAATGGCGATTACCTTGAAGAAATGGCGACGATCGCCCAACGGTGGGACTGGCAAGACGTGTTTAAGATCCTAGAAACGATGCAAGCGGAAAACGAGTTACCACCCTATTTTTTCCCTTTAAAAGAAATTGGCGCCCGGGCCAAAATTGATTTGCCCAAGCTAGATTGGTTTCTCGAAATGCTACGTCAACAGGGGTTTTCTTCTAGTCGCACCCATATCAACCCCCAGGCGATTAAAACGACGGCAACAATGGCGGATATTCAGGCGATCGCCAAAGCAAATCCCAGAAACGAAAATAATCATTAA
- a CDS encoding hypothetical protein (conserved hypothetical protein) has product MKPPSCSTSTCKHCRYFQAEGRRGGICKRFETFAAGDWTSCDFALPIFGEEWEAATDLIHLEKSFSLEFATQKSPTTITGHQSTYSEI; this is encoded by the coding sequence ATGAAGCCGCCCAGTTGCTCAACTTCTACATGTAAGCATTGCCGCTACTTTCAGGCAGAAGGGCGTCGTGGCGGCATTTGTAAGCGTTTTGAGACCTTTGCTGCGGGAGATTGGACGAGCTGTGACTTTGCCCTACCGATTTTTGGCGAAGAATGGGAAGCTGCAACAGATCTAATACACCTCGAAAAGTCTTTTTCGTTGGAGTTCGCAACCCAAAAATCACCGACTACCATCACTGGCCACCAGTCAACCTATTCAGAAATTTAA
- a CDS encoding hypothetical protein (conserved hypothetical protein), with protein MGLISSGQLLKQLLSQPAWSHQKRFAAVAQCWQEILPQKSLANSLPVQIIDDVLWIATPNHTWSQHLNLQRRRILHQLNAQIDPPLKEIRFSTIHWHHKPAYSPLAADPNLPHPSQIPLSETIQAIAPCDSQDPVAVVRHWAETQQKMLAGLPPCPRCHRPTPPGELTRWQMCTCCIVQVWQTEQSDFCLGLPPTYPGSEASTD; from the coding sequence ATGGGACTCATCTCTTCTGGCCAACTCCTTAAACAACTCCTCAGTCAGCCCGCCTGGTCGCACCAAAAACGTTTTGCTGCCGTTGCCCAGTGCTGGCAAGAGATCTTGCCCCAAAAAAGCCTCGCTAACAGTTTGCCAGTGCAGATTATCGACGATGTTCTCTGGATTGCCACCCCTAACCACACCTGGTCTCAGCACCTCAATCTCCAGCGCCGTCGTATTCTCCATCAACTGAACGCCCAGATTGACCCCCCCCTCAAAGAAATTCGTTTTTCTACGATTCACTGGCATCATAAGCCGGCCTATTCACCCCTAGCTGCTGACCCAAATTTGCCCCATCCCAGTCAAATTCCCTTATCTGAGACAATCCAGGCGATCGCCCCGTGCGACTCCCAAGACCCCGTCGCCGTCGTCCGACATTGGGCAGAAACCCAACAAAAAATGTTGGCAGGACTACCCCCCTGTCCCCGCTGCCATCGACCCACGCCCCCCGGAGAATTAACTCGCTGGCAGATGTGTACCTGTTGCATTGTGCAGGTTTGGCAAACAGAGCAGTCTGATTTCTGTCTTGGTTTACCCCCCACATACCCAGGGTCTGAAGCATCAACAGACTAG
- the purF gene encoding amidophosphoribosyltransferase produces the protein MTVPQPVYANDHPDKPKEYCGVFGIYAPTEEVAKLAYFGLFALQHRGQESAGIATFDHTQTHIHKGMGLVSQVFSEDKLKELPGVWAVGHNRYSTTGSSHQCNAQPALEETRLGTLALAHNGNLVNTVELKEKLLSLASDLDFQTTTDSEMIAKAIAIYVNQGKDWTTAAIDAFNLCSGAYSLVIGTPEGLIGARDPQGVRPLVIGTFQEEDGTTRYALASETCALDIIGADYVRDVEPGEMVWITESGLTAQQWAAKPDRKLCVFEMIYFARPDSIVHDETLFSYRLRLGAQLAKESNIEADLVMGVPDSGIPAAIGFSRASGIPYGEGLIKNRYVGRTFIQPTQHMREVGIRMKLNPLKDVLQGKRIVIVDDSIVRGTTSRKIVRALRQAGAAEVHMCISSPPVTHPCFYGIDTDSQDQLIAATKSQAEIAAQIEVDSLTYLSKEGMLDVTNERTSSFCTACFDGNYPIEIPDAIKSSKLMLEKVTV, from the coding sequence ATGACTGTCCCTCAACCTGTCTATGCCAATGATCACCCCGATAAACCCAAGGAATACTGTGGTGTTTTCGGGATCTACGCCCCGACGGAAGAGGTGGCAAAGCTCGCATATTTCGGCCTCTTTGCGCTGCAGCATCGGGGTCAAGAATCCGCAGGGATCGCCACGTTTGATCACACCCAAACTCATATTCACAAAGGCATGGGCCTTGTTTCTCAAGTTTTTAGTGAAGACAAGCTGAAGGAACTCCCTGGGGTGTGGGCCGTGGGTCACAATCGCTACTCCACTACGGGCTCTAGCCACCAATGCAATGCCCAGCCTGCCCTCGAAGAAACTCGCCTTGGCACCTTAGCCCTCGCCCATAACGGTAATTTAGTGAATACCGTTGAACTCAAAGAAAAATTGCTTTCCCTAGCCTCTGACTTAGATTTTCAGACGACTACTGACTCGGAAATGATCGCCAAGGCGATCGCCATTTATGTAAACCAGGGCAAAGATTGGACAACCGCGGCCATTGATGCTTTCAATCTTTGTTCCGGTGCTTATAGTCTCGTCATTGGTACCCCCGAAGGTTTGATCGGTGCGCGGGATCCCCAAGGCGTTCGTCCCCTCGTCATTGGCACCTTTCAGGAAGAAGACGGTACAACCCGTTATGCCCTTGCTTCCGAAACCTGTGCCCTCGATATCATTGGGGCAGATTATGTGCGAGATGTGGAACCCGGAGAAATGGTCTGGATCACCGAATCAGGTTTAACAGCCCAACAATGGGCGGCAAAACCCGACCGGAAACTCTGCGTCTTTGAGATGATCTACTTTGCTCGTCCCGATAGCATTGTCCATGACGAAACTCTTTTCAGCTATCGCCTCCGGTTAGGGGCTCAACTGGCGAAAGAATCTAATATCGAAGCAGACCTTGTGATGGGCGTTCCCGATTCTGGTATTCCGGCGGCGATCGGCTTTTCTCGCGCTTCTGGTATTCCCTATGGCGAAGGATTGATCAAAAACCGTTATGTGGGCCGCACTTTCATTCAACCCACCCAGCATATGCGGGAAGTGGGGATCCGGATGAAGCTCAATCCCCTTAAAGACGTTCTCCAGGGCAAACGCATCGTGATTGTCGATGATTCCATTGTGCGAGGAACCACCAGTCGTAAAATTGTCCGTGCTCTCCGACAAGCAGGGGCAGCGGAAGTACACATGTGTATCTCTTCGCCCCCAGTGACTCATCCCTGTTTCTATGGCATCGACACCGATAGTCAAGATCAACTGATTGCTGCCACAAAATCCCAAGCGGAGATCGCTGCCCAAATTGAGGTAGATTCCCTCACTTATCTAAGTAAAGAAGGCATGCTCGATGTGACCAATGAGCGCACTTCTAGCTTCTGTACCGCTTGCTTTGATGGTAACTATCCCATTGAAATTCCCGACGCGATCAAGTCATCTAAGCTAATGTTAGAGAAAGTCACTGTCTAA
- a CDS encoding metal-dependent phosphoesterases (PHP family), putative, which produces MTSTLSVSSAAQDLQALKKAWRSLTATSCPTQYNFHMHSVCSDGQLTPTEIVDQAIAIGLQGLALTDHHTVSGYYQAQAYLDSQRRHGLQSLPHLWTGIEINGILLETTIHILAYGFEPDHPALMDYRQQLIPGGDRAAAAAIIEAIHAAGGLAVLAHPARYRRPATELIPAAAALGIDGVEAYYAYENPKPWVPSPKHTEIVTHLGRDHNLWLTCGTDTHGRNLQHRL; this is translated from the coding sequence ATGACTTCTACTCTGTCAGTTTCAAGTGCGGCTCAAGATCTGCAAGCGCTCAAAAAGGCCTGGCGTAGTCTAACGGCAACCAGTTGCCCCACCCAGTACAACTTCCACATGCATTCGGTTTGTTCTGACGGTCAGCTTACCCCCACAGAAATTGTCGACCAGGCGATCGCCATCGGTCTCCAAGGTCTCGCCCTCACCGACCACCACACCGTCAGCGGCTATTACCAGGCCCAAGCCTATCTCGACAGCCAACGCCGCCACGGACTTCAATCGCTTCCCCACCTCTGGACAGGCATCGAAATTAACGGCATCCTCCTAGAAACCACCATCCATATCTTGGCCTATGGCTTCGAACCGGATCATCCTGCCCTCATGGATTATCGACAACAACTGATCCCCGGAGGCGACCGCGCAGCGGCGGCAGCGATTATTGAAGCGATCCATGCAGCGGGGGGACTCGCTGTCTTGGCTCACCCAGCCCGTTACCGCCGCCCTGCTACCGAACTCATTCCGGCAGCAGCGGCCCTAGGCATCGATGGGGTAGAAGCCTACTATGCCTATGAAAATCCGAAACCTTGGGTGCCGAGCCCAAAACACACCGAAATCGTGACTCATCTGGGCCGGGATCATAACCTCTGGCTAACCTGCGGCACTGATACCCATGGCCGTAACCTCCAACATCGCCTCTAG
- a CDS encoding hypothetical protein (conserved hypothetical protein), producing the protein MNFEMLDDVTVDRVIEMAWEDRTTFEAIEMQFGLQEKEVIQIMRRYMKRSSFKMWRKRVAGRKTKHVQRRDFLEGRFRSPNQKGS; encoded by the coding sequence ATGAATTTTGAAATGTTAGATGATGTCACTGTTGACCGTGTGATTGAAATGGCATGGGAAGATCGCACAACTTTTGAGGCGATTGAGATGCAATTTGGTCTTCAGGAAAAGGAAGTGATTCAGATCATGCGCCGTTATATGAAGCGTTCTAGTTTTAAGATGTGGCGCAAGCGGGTGGCAGGTCGCAAGACGAAGCATGTTCAAAGGCGTGATTTTCTGGAAGGACGATTTCGATCGCCTAACCAAAAAGGTTCATAA
- the pyrF gene encoding orotidine 5'-phosphate decarboxylase produces MQDTVIVPLDVPDLPTAIALVETLPEVTFWKVGLELFVATGPDILRYLKDQGKRIFLDLKFHDIPNTVAGACRSARGYGVDLLTIHGAAGQVALTAAKEALGDSPTKLIAITVLTSISSTQLKEELQVNLSLEAFAQHMAKLAQGVGLDGAVCSPQEVAMLRQCCGEEFTLVCPGVRPTWAQAGDQQRVMTPHQALQQGANHLVIGRPITQAADPQVAWQKIQAELAIAG; encoded by the coding sequence ATGCAAGATACTGTGATTGTGCCTCTGGATGTCCCGGATCTCCCGACGGCGATCGCCCTCGTAGAAACCTTACCGGAAGTCACTTTTTGGAAAGTCGGTTTAGAGCTCTTTGTCGCCACTGGGCCAGATATTTTGCGCTATCTCAAAGATCAAGGCAAACGTATCTTCCTTGACCTCAAATTTCATGATATCCCCAACACTGTCGCTGGGGCATGCCGTTCTGCCCGCGGCTATGGAGTCGATTTATTGACGATCCATGGGGCAGCGGGCCAAGTTGCTCTCACTGCTGCCAAAGAAGCTTTAGGTGATTCGCCCACTAAACTCATCGCGATTACAGTACTGACCAGCATTAGCTCTACCCAACTCAAAGAGGAACTCCAGGTTAATCTTTCCCTTGAGGCCTTTGCCCAACATATGGCAAAACTAGCTCAAGGGGTTGGTTTAGATGGGGCGGTGTGTTCTCCCCAAGAAGTGGCAATGTTGCGGCAATGTTGCGGTGAAGAGTTCACTTTGGTTTGTCCGGGAGTCCGCCCCACCTGGGCCCAGGCCGGAGATCAACAGCGGGTCATGACCCCCCACCAAGCCCTTCAACAGGGTGCCAATCACTTGGTTATTGGGCGACCGATCACCCAGGCGGCGGATCCCCAAGTTGCTTGGCAAAAAATTCAAGCAGAGTTGGCGATCGCTGGCTGA
- a CDS encoding glutaredoxin-related protein, translated as MSLTPETREKIDQLVNSSKIFVFMKGSKLMPQCGFSNNVVQILNSLGVDYATFDVLEDYDVRQGIKDYSNWPTIPQVYVNGEFIGGSDIMVELYNSRELHEMLEVALAS; from the coding sequence ATGTCTTTAACCCCTGAAACCCGCGAAAAAATTGACCAGTTGGTTAACAGCAGCAAAATTTTTGTTTTCATGAAGGGCAGTAAGCTGATGCCCCAGTGCGGCTTTTCCAACAACGTTGTTCAGATTCTCAATAGCCTTGGCGTTGATTATGCTACGTTTGATGTCCTCGAAGACTATGACGTGCGCCAGGGTATCAAGGACTACTCTAACTGGCCGACGATTCCCCAGGTCTATGTCAATGGTGAGTTTATCGGCGGTTCTGACATTATGGTCGAACTGTACAACTCCAGAGAACTCCACGAAATGCTGGAAGTTGCCCTTGCCTCCTAA
- a CDS encoding peptidase, M48 family: protein MPTYPGISSEAFRHPLDRQAEEALRNLPGFKLLASRFVEYIYERPQQVFLMGNNIKAGPRQYSTLYGIFRECVRDLDISLEPALYVNQNPMVNSYALGHENPYIVVNTGLMDLLDEAELRTVMAHELGHIKCDHTTLIQMAMWAMGAASFVGEITLGLGNVITTGLLYAFYEWRRKAELSADRAALLVMDDLNPILQTMMKLAGGSNKYSHELSLSEFTQQSENYDALDQDQLNQIYKFLIYNGSNGTFLSHPFPVERLSFIKNWEASAEYQQIKQGHYDQAGTGSVDVAVENEDTVESLRRQIEALKAEIRQAQNKAP from the coding sequence ATGCCTACCTATCCCGGAATTTCTAGCGAAGCCTTTCGTCATCCCCTCGATCGCCAGGCCGAAGAAGCCCTCCGTAATCTCCCCGGATTCAAACTGCTGGCCAGTCGTTTTGTGGAATATATCTACGAGCGACCCCAGCAGGTTTTTTTGATGGGGAACAATATCAAGGCGGGGCCGCGCCAATATTCCACCCTCTATGGCATTTTTCGGGAATGTGTCCGCGATCTCGATATTTCCCTAGAACCGGCTCTTTACGTAAACCAAAACCCGATGGTGAATAGCTATGCCCTCGGCCACGAAAATCCTTATATTGTGGTGAATACAGGTCTGATGGATCTCCTCGATGAAGCGGAGCTACGGACAGTGATGGCCCATGAATTAGGGCATATCAAATGTGACCACACGACCTTGATTCAGATGGCGATGTGGGCCATGGGAGCAGCTTCTTTTGTTGGGGAAATTACCTTGGGCCTTGGTAATGTGATCACAACGGGTTTACTCTATGCCTTTTATGAGTGGCGACGAAAAGCAGAGCTATCAGCAGACCGGGCTGCCCTTCTGGTCATGGATGACCTCAACCCGATTCTTCAGACGATGATGAAGCTGGCGGGGGGTAGTAACAAATACAGCCATGAATTGAGCTTATCTGAATTTACCCAACAGTCCGAAAATTACGATGCTTTAGACCAAGATCAACTGAATCAGATTTATAAATTTCTGATTTATAACGGCAGCAATGGGACATTTTTGAGCCATCCTTTTCCAGTGGAGCGGCTAAGTTTTATTAAAAACTGGGAAGCTTCTGCAGAATACCAACAGATTAAGCAGGGTCATTATGATCAAGCTGGGACTGGGTCTGTAGATGTGGCTGTCGAAAATGAAGATACAGTAGAAAGTTTGCGTCGCCAAATTGAAGCATTAAAGGCAGAAATTAGACAAGCTCAGAATAAAGCCCCATAG
- a CDS encoding hypothetical protein (conserved hypothetical protein), whose product MLQDSASIRYYQRLTDAMVELWRRGSRYEDIRQYMDGYIACLHHTGALEIYKIHRLEEEVFRFLRDPSNFEIAYPQTQTQTETDFYY is encoded by the coding sequence ATGCTCCAAGACAGTGCCTCCATCCGCTATTACCAACGCTTAACGGACGCCATGGTAGAACTGTGGCGCAGAGGTAGCCGCTATGAGGATATTCGCCAGTATATGGATGGCTACATTGCTTGTCTCCACCATACGGGAGCCCTAGAGATTTATAAAATTCACCGTCTCGAAGAAGAAGTTTTTCGTTTCCTACGAGACCCGTCTAACTTTGAAATCGCTTATCCCCAGACCCAAACTCAAACAGAAACAGACTTTTACTATTAA
- a CDS encoding processing proteinase, whose amino-acid sequence MPFTLTKPMQTPQLKQLRYFFTKWYRRGWTLFFVGLVVVQLLPSPAIALTPKSYDELEFPPLPELSIPDYERYELNNGMVIYLMEDHRLPLVSGSAIMRTGSRLEPAEQVGLAGITGTVMRSGGTLNHPADTLNNILEQRAASIETSIGESSGSASFSALKEDFDLVFDLFAEVLQQPAFPQDKLDLAKRQTAGSISRRNDEPDAIAGREFSKLIYGADSPYARTTEYATLANIERDDLIAFYRTYIRPDQMILGIVGDIDKAATKAKIEAVFGSWTNENPGTDLTPPAVDQPARTGAFLVDQPQLTQSSIFIGHQGGQLSNPDYAELSVMNGVLNGFGGRLFNEIRSRQGLAYSVYGVWSPGYDYDGQFIAGGSTRTEATIPFITALKGEMQRIQTEPITQAELAYAKDSILNSFVFNFADPSQTLSRLMRYEYYDYPADFIFQYQQEVEATTIADVQRVAQTYLKPDELTVLVVGNGAGMDPSLTSIFSEVTPVDITIPE is encoded by the coding sequence ATGCCCTTCACCCTCACAAAACCGATGCAAACGCCCCAACTAAAACAACTGCGCTACTTTTTTACCAAATGGTATCGACGGGGTTGGACACTGTTTTTTGTCGGTTTAGTGGTGGTGCAACTGCTCCCCAGTCCGGCGATCGCCCTTACCCCCAAAAGTTACGATGAATTAGAATTTCCGCCCCTGCCGGAGCTCAGCATTCCTGACTATGAGCGCTATGAACTCAATAATGGCATGGTGATTTACCTCATGGAAGATCACCGTTTGCCGCTGGTCAGTGGTTCAGCGATCATGCGCACTGGCTCCCGGCTTGAACCTGCCGAACAAGTGGGTCTAGCTGGGATCACAGGCACTGTGATGCGCAGTGGTGGCACACTCAATCATCCCGCCGACACATTAAACAATATCCTCGAGCAACGGGCCGCCAGCATCGAAACCAGCATCGGTGAAAGTTCTGGTAGTGCTTCTTTTTCTGCTCTCAAAGAAGACTTTGACCTCGTTTTTGACCTATTTGCCGAAGTTCTTCAACAACCCGCTTTCCCCCAGGACAAACTGGATCTGGCCAAGCGTCAGACCGCTGGCAGCATTTCCCGCCGTAATGATGAACCCGATGCGATCGCCGGCCGCGAATTTAGCAAATTGATTTATGGGGCCGATAGTCCCTACGCTCGCACCACCGAATACGCCACCCTCGCTAACATTGAGCGGGATGACCTCATTGCTTTTTACCGCACCTATATTCGCCCAGACCAGATGATCCTGGGCATCGTCGGCGACATTGATAAAGCTGCCACCAAAGCAAAAATCGAGGCGGTTTTCGGCAGTTGGACCAATGAAAATCCCGGTACCGACCTCACACCCCCAGCTGTGGATCAGCCCGCCCGCACCGGTGCTTTTTTGGTAGATCAACCCCAACTGACTCAAAGTAGTATTTTTATCGGCCACCAGGGAGGGCAACTCAGTAACCCCGATTACGCCGAGTTGTCGGTGATGAACGGGGTTCTCAATGGTTTTGGTGGGCGACTATTTAACGAAATTCGCTCCCGCCAGGGACTGGCCTATTCTGTCTATGGGGTTTGGAGTCCAGGCTATGACTACGATGGTCAATTTATCGCTGGCGGTTCGACTCGTACCGAGGCCACCATCCCCTTTATCACTGCGCTCAAGGGGGAAATGCAACGCATCCAGACAGAGCCCATCACCCAGGCGGAGCTGGCCTATGCGAAGGATTCGATCCTCAATTCTTTTGTGTTTAACTTCGCTGACCCAAGCCAGACCCTTTCTCGCCTGATGCGCTACGAATACTATGATTACCCCGCAGATTTTATTTTCCAATACCAGCAAGAAGTGGAAGCAACAACGATTGCCGATGTGCAGCGGGTTGCCCAGACCTATCTCAAACCTGATGAATTGACAGTTTTAGTGGTGGGTAATGGCGCGGGGATGGATCCATCTCTCACCAGCATCTTCAGTGAGGTGACGCCCGTAGATATCACTATTCCGGAGTAG
- a CDS encoding BolA family protein codes for MVSLSAVKSSIEAHLSEAQVFVKDLTGGGDHLEATVVSPDFAGQSRVRQHQMVYAALKEDLATEAIHALALRTFTPDKWAEADQSI; via the coding sequence ATGGTTAGCCTATCGGCAGTCAAAAGCTCCATTGAAGCCCATCTTTCCGAAGCCCAAGTTTTTGTGAAGGATCTTACTGGTGGCGGCGATCACCTCGAAGCCACCGTTGTTTCTCCTGATTTTGCAGGGCAATCTCGGGTGCGCCAGCACCAAATGGTTTACGCTGCCCTCAAGGAAGACTTAGCGACAGAAGCAATCCATGCCTTGGCCCTACGGACATTTACTCCAGACAAGTGGGCTGAAGCAGACCAATCTATTTAG
- the chlG gene encoding chlorophyll synthase, ChlG, translating to MTETPNPDATPLTPTDEQGSKTRQLLGMKGAAGGETSIWKIRLQLMKPITWIPLIWGVICGAASSGGYVWGVEDFLKAITCMLLSGPLLTGYTQTLNDFYDREIDAINEPYRPIPSGAISVPQVVTQILVLLGTGIGLSYLLDLWAGHDFPIMLVLTVGGCFIAYIYSAPPLKLKQNGWLGNYALGASYIALPWWAGHALFGTLTPTVMVVTLIYSFAGLGIAVVNDFKSVEGDRQLGLKSLPVMFGVSTAAWICVLMIDIFQVGIAGYLISIHQQLYATILLLFVIPQITFQDMYFLRDPLKNDVKYQASAQPFLVLGMLVAGLAMGHAGIS from the coding sequence ATGACAGAAACGCCTAATCCAGATGCAACACCGCTCACCCCAACGGATGAGCAAGGGTCTAAAACTCGCCAACTTTTGGGGATGAAGGGGGCCGCCGGCGGGGAAACTTCCATCTGGAAAATTCGCCTCCAGTTGATGAAACCAATTACCTGGATCCCGCTCATTTGGGGGGTCATCTGCGGGGCTGCTTCCTCCGGCGGCTATGTGTGGGGAGTCGAAGATTTCCTCAAGGCCATAACGTGCATGCTCCTGTCTGGCCCTCTGCTAACGGGCTATACCCAAACCCTCAATGACTTCTATGACCGGGAAATCGATGCGATCAATGAACCCTACAGACCGATTCCCTCGGGGGCGATTTCTGTGCCCCAGGTGGTGACCCAAATTTTAGTGCTCTTAGGGACGGGGATCGGCTTGAGTTACCTGTTAGATCTTTGGGCAGGTCATGACTTTCCCATTATGTTGGTGCTGACGGTAGGCGGTTGTTTTATTGCCTACATCTATTCGGCGCCTCCCTTGAAACTGAAACAAAATGGCTGGCTCGGGAACTACGCTTTGGGAGCAAGCTACATTGCACTTCCTTGGTGGGCCGGTCATGCGCTGTTTGGTACTTTAACGCCGACGGTAATGGTTGTGACCTTGATTTATAGCTTCGCAGGTCTTGGGATCGCCGTTGTGAATGATTTTAAAAGTGTGGAAGGCGATCGCCAATTAGGTTTGAAGTCTCTGCCCGTAATGTTTGGGGTTAGCACAGCTGCTTGGATTTGTGTCTTGATGATCGATATTTTCCAAGTGGGAATTGCTGGCTATCTCATCAGCATTCACCAACAGTTATACGCAACAATTTTGCTCCTTTTTGTGATTCCCCAGATTACTTTCCAAGATATGTATTTTCTGCGGGATCCGCTCAAAAATGATGTGAAATACCAAGCCAGCGCCCAGCCTTTTTTGGTGTTGGGGATGTTAGTGGCAGGTCTAGCTATGGGCCATGCAGGGATTTCCTAG